In Pyxicephalus adspersus chromosome 12, UCB_Pads_2.0, whole genome shotgun sequence, a genomic segment contains:
- the LOC140342417 gene encoding E3 ubiquitin-protein ligase makorin-1-like, with the protein MDKSSEHIKLCIEAHKKDASIQPSNDLVCCICMEVVYEKTNITKKSFGVMANCIHCYCLTCIRRWTDAKQLGNILIKCPECQIKSNFVIPSEYLNVEKDEKEELIQKFKEVMRNEPCHYTDKGSCKCPFGEKCSYKHPYPDVPLEEPQSQKRKDSLSWCPAHLRNVMCEIEEHERESGDSFSEEDLINFMMSEMFSEFVEDIHDDEG; encoded by the exons CTTTGCATTGAGGCGCATAAAAAAGACGCGTCCATCCAGCCCAGTAATGACCTTGTGTGCTGCATCTGCATGGAGGTGgtttatgaaaaaacaaatatcaccAAAAAGAGTTTTGGAGTAATGGCCAACTGTATACACTGCTACTGTCTGACATGTATACGAAGATGGACGGATGCTAAACAGCTTGGGAACATACTCATCAA ATGTCCAGAATGCCAAATCAAATCAAACTTTGTGATTCCAAGCGAGTACTTAAATGTGGAAAAGGATGAGAAAGAAGAGCTGATCCAGAAGTTCAAGGAGGTCATGAG AAACGAACCCTGCCATTATACTGACAAAGGCAGCTGTAAATGCCCATTTGGAGAAAAGTGTTCCTACAAACACCCATACCCCGATGTCCCTCTAGAAGAACCACagtcacaaaaaagaaaagattcgTTAAGCTGGTGCCCG GCCCATCTTAGGAACGTGATGTGTGAAATTGAGGAACATGAAAGAGAAAGCGGCGATTCCTTTAGTGAGGAGGATCTTATTAACTTTATGATGAGTGAAATGTTTTCAGAATTTGTGGAAGACATTCATGACGACGAAGGATAG
- the LOC140342519 gene encoding olfactory receptor 5AR1-like: MVLKRNQTIVGEFILLGLSSMYVLQVVFSLLLFLMYMVTLVGNLLLIFMVKLNPRLQTPMYFFLTNLAIIDICYATTVVPKMLANTLSQDGSISFMACAVQLYFHSALAVAECVILAIMAFDRYNAICKPLQYNMIMSQTLCVCLALGCWTVSFAVPVHLTLYAFRLPFCKSNRIDHFFCEMPPILHLACADIWFNEALEYAAVAIIFGGSFVLILVSYLFITLTILNIKSTKQRRKAFSTCASHLTVVFLFYGTIQFMHLRPPSSYTPERDRIVAIFYTVVTPMLNPIIYSVRNKEIKVAIRKTLTVSMLKIISYYTQNNITLVP; this comes from the coding sequence ATGGTGTTGAAGCGAAACCAAACAATTGTAGGAGAATTCATTCTTCTCGGTCTCTCTTCCATGTATGTTTTACAAGTTGTCTTTTCCTTGCTACTTTTCCTAATGTACATGGTGACATTAGTAGGAAATCTTCTACTGATTTTTATGGTCAAACTTAATCCCCGACTTCAGActcctatgtatttttttctaaccaATCTTGCCATCATTGACATTTGCTATGCCACTACTGTGGTGCCCAAAATGTTGGCAAACACCTTGTCGCAGGATGGGAGCATTTCCTTTATGGCATGTGCAGTCCAGCTGTACTTCCACTCAGCTCTAGCTGTTGCAGAATGTGTGATCTTGGCTATTATGGCTTTTGACCGATACAATGCCATATGTAAACCTCTACAATACAACATGATCATGAGCCAAACATTGTGTGTTTGTCTTGCTCTTGGATGTTGGACTGTAAGCTTTGCTGTTCCTGTCCATCTTACCCTGTATGCTTTTAGGTTGCCTTTCTGCAAATCCAATAGGATTGACCATTTTTTCTGTGAGATGCCCCCTATACTTCATTTGGCCTGTGCAGATATTTGGTTCAACGAGGCCTTAGAATACGCTGCAGTTGCAATCATTTTTGGAGGCTCCTTTGTGCTCATACTTGTATCTTACCTCTTCATTACTTTGACCATCTTAAATATAAAATCAACCAAACAAAGGCGAAAAGCTTTTTCTACATGTGCCTCCCACCTTACTGTGGTTTTCCTTTTCTATGGAACAATACAGTTCATGCATTTACGTCCTCCTTCCAGTTACACCCCAGAACGGGACAGAATTGTGGCCATCTTCTATACAGTGGTAACACCAATGTTGAATCCAATCATCTACAGTGTAcggaataaagaaataaaagtggcCATAAGAAAAACATTGACAGTCTCAatgctaaaaataatttcttactaTACACAGAATAACATTACTTTAGTCCCTTGA
- the LOC140342520 gene encoding olfactory receptor 5AS1-like: MVFYVVLENSNQTTVEKFILLGLPSIYSLQVVFSLLLFLMYTMTSLGNILLIIIVKSNSRLQTPMYFFLSNLAIIDICYSTTVVPKLLTNTLSKDKSISFLGCAIQLYFHAALAAAECLILTIMAFDRYNAICKPLQYHMIMNQKLCHGLAVGCWIVSFSTPVHLTLYTFRLPFCKSNRIEHFFCEMPPLLHLACTDIWFNEILEYSAAIIVVGGTFALILVSYFLILSTILNIKSTKQKQKAFSTCASHLSVVLLFYVTMLFMHLRPPSSYFPEQDRVIAIFYTVVTPMLNPIIYSIRNKEIKVFIQKTLTTIFVR, encoded by the coding sequence ATGGTGTTTTATGTTGTGTTGGAAAACTCAAACCAAACAACTGTAGAGAAATTCATTCTTCTTGGACTCCCCTCCATCTATAGCCTGCAGGTTGTCTTTTCTTTGCTGCTTTTCTTGATGTACACAATGACATCATTAGGAAACATTCTACTGATCATCATAGTCAAATCCAACTCTCGACTTCAGACACCTATGTACTTTTTCCTTTCCAATCTTGCTATCATTGACATTTGTTACTCCACAACCGTGGTGCCAAAACTATTAACAAACACATTGTCAAAAGATAAGAGCATTTCTTTCTTAGGATGTGCAATCCAACTGTACTTTCATGCAGCTCTGGCTGCTGCTGAATGTTTAATATTGACCATTATGGCTTTTGACAGATACAATGCCATCTGTAAACCTCTACAATATCACATGATTATGAACCAAAAACTGTGTCATGGTCTGGCTGTTGGATGTTGGATTGTGAGCTTTTCTACTCCTGTCCATCTTACCCTGTATACTTTTAGGTTGCCTTTTTGCAAATCTAACAGGATTGAACATTTTTTCTGTGAGATGCCACCATTACTTCATTTGGCCTGTACAGATATTTGGTTCAATGAGATCTTGGAGTACAGTGCAGCTATAATAGTTGTTGGAGGAACTTTTGCACTTATTCTTGTATCATATTTCTTAATCCTCTCAaccatattaaatataaaatccaccaaacaaaagcaaaaagctTTCTCTACCTGTGCATCCCACCTTTCAGTGGTTCTTCTCTTTTATGTAACGATGCTGTTCATGCATTTACGTCCTCCTTCCAGTTACTTTCCAGAACAGGACAGAGTCATTGCCATCTTCTATACAGTGGTAACCCCAATGTTGAATCCAATCATCTACAGTATACGGAATAAGGAAATAAAAGTCTTTATTCAAAAGACATTGACAACAATATTTGTTCGTTAG